In Rutidosis leptorrhynchoides isolate AG116_Rl617_1_P2 unplaced genomic scaffold, CSIRO_AGI_Rlap_v1 contig79, whole genome shotgun sequence, a genomic segment contains:
- the LOC139885119 gene encoding probable phosphoribosylformylglycinamidine synthase, chloroplastic/mitochondrial, whose translation MAVVGEITASEFLRGTCRQTLFLQRTASTNLKQLLWGSIKGNASLHLTGSRRGATTLKCCAQSKPRAVVSENVKSSVGIIEKPDPEVIHFYRVPLMQENATLELIKEVQTKVSNQIVDLKTEQCFNIGIKNEISSEKVSALRWLLSETYEPENLGTESFLEKKKKEGLNTVIVEVGPRLSFTTAWSSNAVSICQACGLSEVTRLERSRRHLLYSKGELQESQISEFAALVHDRMTECVYTQKLKSFQTNVVPEEVYFVPVMEKGRRALEEINQEMGLAFDEQDLKYYTRLFMEDIKRNPSNVELFDIAQSNSEHSRHWFFMGKLIIDGKPMDRTLMQIVKSTLRANPNNSVIGFKDNSSAIRGFPAKQLRPVQPGSTSSLDVSDRDLDILFTAETHNFPCAVAPYPGAETGAGGRIRDTHATGRGSFVGASTAGYCVGNLYMEGSYAPWEDPSFKYPSNLASPLQILIDASNGASDYGNKFGEPLIQGYTRTFGMRLPNGERREFMKPIMFSAGIGLIDHSHITKGEPEVEMLVVKIGGPAYRIGMGGGAASSMVSGQNDAELDFNAVQRGDAEMAQKLYRVVRACIEMGENNPIISIHDQGAGGNCNVVKEIIYPKGAEIDIRAIVVGDHTMSVLEIWGAEYQEQDAILVKPESRKLLESICKRERVSIAVLGEIDGEGRVVLVDSLAVKKCESEGLPPPPPAVDLELEKVLGDMPQKQFEFDRVVHAQEPLDIAPSVGVMDSLKRVLRLPAVGSKRFLTTKVDRCVTGLVAQQQTVGPLQITLADVAVLAQTHSDLTGGACAIGEQPMKGLLDPKAMARLAVGEALTNLVWAKITSLSDVKASGNWMYAAKLDGEGADMYDAAIALADAMIELGIAIDGGKDSLSMAAQVDGEVVKAPGNLVISVYATCPDITKTVTPDLKLGDDGVLLHIDLAKGKRRLGGSAFAQVFDQIGDDCPDVDDVSYLKKAFEGVQDLISDGLISSGHDISDGGLLVCALEMAFAGNCGIKLDLASGGNSLFQTLYAEELGLILEVSKKNLDSVNGKLKNFGVSPDIIGHVTALPDVELEVDGICLLSEKTYLLRDMWEETSFQLEKLQRLSSCVDLEQQGLKSRHKPSWSLSFNPSLTDKKYLNSTSKPKVAIIREEGSNGDREMSGAFYAAGFEPWDVTMSDLLNGFVSLDEFRGIAFVGGFSYADVLDSAKGWSACIRFNQPLLNQFQEFYKRPDTFSVGICNGCQLMALLGWVPGPQVGGVLGVGGDPSQPRFVHNESGRFECRFTSVTIQDSPSIMFKGMEGSTLGVWSAHGEGKAYFPDDGVFDRILHSNLAPIRYCDDDGNPTETYPFNLNGSPLGVAAICSPDGRHLAMMPHPERCFMMWQFPWYPSNWNVDKKGPSPWLKMFQNAREWCS comes from the exons ATGGCCGTAGTCGGGGAAATCACGGCCTCTGAATTCTTGCGT GGAACGTGTAGGCAAACACTCTTTTTGCAAAGAACAGCTTCTACTAACCTGAAGCAGTTGCTCTGGGGTTCAATTAAAGGGAATGCTTCGTTGCATTTAACTGGTAGTCGAAGAGGTGCTACTACTTTGAAGTGTTGTGCTCAGTCGAAGCCTAGAGCTGTGGTTTCTGAAAATGTGAAGTCTTCTGTTGGTATTATCGAAAAGCCTGATCCAGAAGTTATACACTTCTATCGTGTCCCTTTAATGCAAGAGAATGCCACTCTCGAATTAATCAAGGAAGTTCAGACAAAAGTCTCTAACCAGATTGTTGATTTGAAAACTGAGCAGTGTTTCAACATTGGGATAAAAAATGAGATTTCATCTGAGAAGGTTAGCGCGCTGAGGTGGCTTCTTTCAGAGACTTATGAACCGGAGAATTTAGGGACTGAGAGCTTTCTCGAAAAGAAGAAGAAAGAGGGGTTGAATACTGTGATTGTGGAAGTTGGTCCTAGGTTGTCCTTTACAACAGCTTGGTCGTCTAATGCTGTATCTATTTGTCAGGCTTGTGGGTTGTCTGAAGTGACTCGCTTGGAAAGATCGAGAAGACACTTGTTGTACAGTAAGGGTGAACTGCAAGAGAGCCAGATCAGTGAATTTGCTGCGCTGGTACATGATCGAATGACTGAGTGTGTGTATACACAGAAACTGAAATCCTTCCAGACCAATGTAGTTCCTGAGGAAGTCTACTTTGTTCCTGTTATGGAGAAAGGTAGGAGGGCTTTGGAAGAAATTAATCAAGAAATGGGTTTGGCTTTTGATGAGCAAGACTTGAAATACTATACACGCCTTTTCATGGAAGACATCAAGAGGAATCCTTCCAATGTTGAATTGTTTGATATTGCTCAATCTAACAGTGAGCACAGCAGGCATTGGTTTTTCATGGGAAAGCTAATTATCGATGGAAAACCCATGGATAGGACTCTTATGCAGATTGTGAAAAGTACCTTGCGTGCCAATCCAAATAATTCCGTCATTGGCTTCAAGGATAACTCAAGTGCAATTAGAGGCTTCCCTGCAAAGCAACTGCGACCTGTTCAGCCTGGTTCTACATCTTCATTAGATGTATCTGATCGTGATCTCGATATCTTATTTACAGCCGAGACCCATAATTTCCCATGTGCGGTGGCCCCTTACCCAGGTGCAGAGACCGGCGCAGGCGGTCGTATTAGGGATACCCACGCAACAG GTAGGGGATCATTTGTGGGAGCCTCCACTGCTGGTTACTGTGTTGGAAATCTTTACATGGAAGGGTCTTATGCTCCATGGGAGGATCCATCTTTCAAATATCCGTCAAACTTGGCATCGCCTTTGCAAATCCTGATTGATGCTAGCAATGGAGCATCAGACTATGGGAACAAATTTGGAGAGCCTCTAATTCAAGGTTACACTAGAACTTTCGGAATGAGGCTTCCTAATGGTGAAAGAAGGGAGTTTATGAAGCCAATAATGTTCAGTGCTGGAATCGGGCTGATTGATCACTCGCATATAACCAAGGGTGAGCCTGAAGTTGAAATGTTGGTTGTAAAAATTGGAGGCCCGGCGTATCGTATCGGAATGGGAGGTGGGGCTGCATCAAGTATGGTCAGTGGGCAGAATGACGCAGAGCTCGATTTTAATGCTGTACAACGTGGAGATGCTGAAATGGCACAGAAACTTTATCGTGTAGTTCGAGCGTGCATTGAAATGGGTGAGAATAACCCAATCATCAGCATTCATGACCAAGGAGCTGGTGGGAATTGTAATGTTGTCAAGGAAATAATATACCCTAAAGGTGCCGAGATTGATATCCGAGCTATTGTAGTTGGCGACCACACGATGTCTGTTTTGGAGATTTGGGGTGCAGAGTATCAGGAGCAAGATGCAATCTTGGTGAAGCCCGAAAGTAGGAAGTTGTTGGAATCTATCTGCAAAAGAGAGAGAGTTTCAATCGCTGTTCTTGGGGAAATTGATGGTGAAGGCCGTGTCGTTCTAGTTGATAGCTTGGCTGTCAAGAAATGTGAATCGGAGGGGCTTCCTCCGCCTCCTCCCGCCGTTGACCTTGAGCTGGAAAAAGTACTTGGGGATATGCCTCAGAAACAGTTTGAATTTGATCGGGTGGTTCACGCGCAAGAGCCACTCGATATTGCTCCTAGTGTCGGTGTCATGGATTCTCTCAAGAGAGTTTTGAGGCTTCCAGCTGTTGGCTCAAAGAGATTCTTAACGACAAAGGTGGACAGATGCGTGACGGGTCTTGTGGCACAACAGCAAACCGTTGGTCCGCTTCAAATAACCCTTGCTGATGTGGCAGTCCTTGCTCAAACTCATTCTGACTTGACCGGAGGTGCATGTGCAATCGGAGAGCAGCCGATGAAAGGGTTGCTTGATCCTAAAGCAATGGCAAGGTTAGCTGTCGGAGAAGCTTTAACGAATCTTGTGTGGGCAAAGATTACATCTCTCTCTGATGTTAAAGCTAGCGGGAATTGGATGTATGCTGCAAAGCTAGATGGTGAAGGTGCGGACATGTATGATGCTGCTATAGCTCTTGCAGACGCTATGATCGAACTTG GCATTGCTATCGATGGTGGGAAAGACAGTCTTTCCATGGCAGCCCAAGTTGACGGTGAGGTTGTGAAGGCCCCTGGAAATCTCGTAATCAGTGTCTATGCAACTTGCCCTGACATAACAAAAACAGTGACCCCAGATCTGAAGCTAGGAGATGATGGTGTATTGCTTCACATCGATCTAGCCAAGGGCAAGCGTCGATTGGGTGGATCAGCTTTTGCTCAGGTGTTCGATCAGATCGGCGATGACTGTCCTGATGTTGACGATGTTTCTTACCTCAAAAAAGCTTTTGAGGGTGTTCAAGACCTTATTTCAGATGGACTGATCTCTTCAGGCCACGATATCAGTGATGGTGGTCTTTTAGTATGTGCACTTGAGATGGCTTTTGCCGGAAATTGTGGCATTAAATTGGACTTGGCTTCAGGAGGTAATAGTCTTTTCCAAACTCTCTATGCTGAGGAGCTTGGTCTTATTCTTGAAGTAAGCAAGAAGAATCTGGATTCCGTCAATGGAAAACTGAAGAATTTCGGTGTTTCTCCTGATATCATCGGACACGTTACAGCCTTGCCTGATGTGGAACTAGAAGTTGACGGAATTTGTCTTTTGAGTGAAAAAACTTATCTTCTTAGAGATATGTGGGAAGAAACCAGTTTTCAGTTGGAAAAATTGCAACGCTTGTCTTCTTGTGTAGACTTAGAACAACAAGGGTTGAAGTCCAGACACAAACCTTCATGGTCATTATCTTTCAATCCTTCTCTGACGGATAAAAAATACTTGAATTCAACTTCAAAGCCAAAAGTTGCTATCATCCGAGAAGAAGGCAGTAACGGAGACAGAGAGATGTCTGGAGCATTTTACGCAGCCGGTTTCGAGCCTTGGGACGTTACGATGTCTGACCTTCTTAACGGCTTTGTCTCTCTCGACGAGTTTCGAGGAATTGCGTTCGTCGGAGGTTTCAGCTACGCCGACGTTCTCGATTCGGCGAAAGGCTGGTCGGCCTGTATAAGATTCAACCAGCCTCTACTGAACCAATTTCAGGAATTCTACAAACGACCAGACACATTCAGTGTCGGAATCTGCAACGGATGTCAGCTAATGGCTTTATTGGGATGGGTCCCGGGGCCACAAGTTGGCGGCGTGCTCGGTGTTGGTGGAGATCCTTCCCAGCCGAGATTCGTGCACAATGAGTCTGGGAGATTTGAATGCAGATTTACAAGTGTGACGATTCAAGACTCGCCTTCAATAATGTTCAAAGGAATGGAAGGTAGTACATTGGGAGTTTGGTCAGCACATGGCGAGGGAAAAGCTTATTTTCCCGATGACGGTGTCTTTGACCGGATTCTTCATTCAAACTTGGCACCAATAAG GTACTGTGACGATGATGGGAACCCGACGGAAACTTACCCATTCAACCTGAATGGATCACCGTTGGGAGTGGCGGCGATATGTTCTCCAGATGGTCGACATCTGGCAATGATGCCTCATCCTGAGCGTTGCTTCATGATGTGGCAATTTCCTTGGTATCCAAGCAACTGGAATGTTGACAAAAAGGGACCTAGCCCTTGGTTAAAGATGTTCCAAAATGCAAGAGAATGGTGCTCTTAG